The genomic region TATCAAACACCATTTGACCAATGCGCAAATGTGTGTCAACGACGGTGGCATCGCTTTTAACAAAGCATGTGCCGATGCAGGTTTTTGGACTGTGCATGTTGATACCTTGGGCTGGTCAATTGTTCTTGGTTTGATTTTTCTACTTTCATTTCGCTCAGTAGCGAAAAAAGCAACCACTGGTGTTCCCGGCAAATGGCAATGTGCTGTGGAAATGGTCGTTGAATTTGTCGACAAGAGTGTTAAAGAAACATTCCACGGCAAAAACAACCTAATCGCGCCACTTTCCTTAACTATTTTTGTTTGGGTTCTACTAATGAACGCCATGGACTGGGTACCAGTTGATTGGATCCCTACCATTGCAGGTGCTATTGGCCAATACGGTTTTGGTATGGACCCTCACGATGTATACATCAAGTCAGTACCTACCACTGATATGAACATGACGTTCGCGCTATCTATTGGTGTATTCTTCCTAATCATTTACTACTCAATTAAAGTGAAAGGCGTTGGTGGCTTCATGAAAGAGCTTACTTTACAGCCATTTAACCACTGGGCATTCATCCCTGTGAACTTTATTCTTGAGTCAGTTACCCTTATCGCGCGTCCAGTGTCATTAGCACTACGTTTGTTCGGTAACTTGTACGCTGGTGAGTTGATCTTCATCTTGATCGCAACCATTGGTTTATTCCAATTACCAGTGCACTTCTTGTGGGCAGCGTTCCACTTGTTAGTAATTCCTCTTCAAGCGTTCATTTTCATGATGTTAACCATCGTGTATTTGAGCTTAGCGCATGAAGATCACTAACTCTTCGGGATTGAGTTAGAACATAACCATACGGTTATCACCCGAAGGGTAAAAGAGCACGGATGCTCGGAAAACAAATTTAATTTTTATTAAATACTTTAATTTTAATTTTTTAACTTTAACTAACTATAAAATAACTGGAGATACACATGTTATATATTGCTGTTGCTCTACTAATCGGCTTAGGTGCACTAGGTACTGCGATTGGTTTCGGTCTATTAGGTGGCAAATTCCTTGAGTCTGCTGCTCGTCAACCTGAACTAGCTCCACAGCTTCAAGTTAAAATGTTCATCGTAGCTGGTCTAATCGATGCGATCGCGATGATCGGTGTTGGTATCGGTCTATATCTACTATTCGCTGTTGGTGCATAAGACAAACCTTAACCCTTTGCGAATTAACTAGATATTAGGAGATACGAATATGAATATGAATGCTACCTTAATCGGTGAATCTATTGCATTTATCGTATTTGTGATCTTTTGTATGAAGTTTGTATGGCCGCCAATTATGGCTGCTATCGAAGATCGTCAAAAGACTATTGCTGACGGCCTTGCTGCTTCTGAGCGTGCAGAGAAAGATCTTGAGTTAGCTCAAGAGAAAGCTGCTGCACAGCTTAAAGAAGCGAAAGCTCAAGCTGCAGAAATCATTGAAGCTGCGAAAAAACGTGAAGCACAAATGATGGATGAAGCAACTGAGAAAGCCCAAGCTGAGCGCGATAAAATCATCGCATCAGGTCAAGCAGAAATTGAATCAGAGCGTAACCGCGCACGTGAAGAGCTACGTCAACAAGTAGCAACTCTAGCTGTAGCTGGTGCTGAGAAAATTCTTGAACGCTCTATTGATGGCGCTGCGCACAGCGACATCCTAGACAAACTAGTTGCTGAACTTTAAGAGAGGATTGAGCTATGTCTGAATTGACTACCATTGCTCGTCCTTACGCTAAAGCAGCGTTCGAATATGCCGTTGAAGCTCAAGCGATTAACGCTTGGTTAGAGATGCTAGTGTTTGCATCTGAAGTAAGCCAAAACGAAACTATGGCCAAGTACCTTTCTGGTGGTTTGGCTACGGAACAAATCACAGATTTGTTCCTTAAAGTTTGTGGCGAACAGCTAAACGACAAAGGTCAAAACTTTATTAAGGTGATGGCTGAAAACGGACGCTTGTTGGTGCTACCACAGGTAGTTGCTCAATTTGCTGAGCTAAAAGCAGAATATGAGCAGGAAGTATCTGTAGATGTAGCGTCTGCGGTAGAACTAAGCGCAGAACAAGTAACTACATTGAGCGCCGCGCTTGAAAAGCGTCTGGCTCGCAAAGTTAAGCTAAATTGCACAGTCGATGCCACCATCGTTTCTGGTCTTGTAATCAAGGCAGGTGACATGGTAATTGATGGTTCAGTACGTGGTAAACTGAATCGTTTGGCTAATACATTGCAATCCTAATCGGGGAAATGAGCATGCAATTGAATTCCACTGAAATCGCTGAATTGATCAAAGGTCGTATCGATCAATTCGACGTTGTAAGTGAAGCTCGTAACGAAGGTACTATCGTTTCTGTAACAGACGGTATCATTCGCATTCACGGCCTTGCAGATGTAATGCAAGGTGAGATGATCGAACTTCCTGGCAACCGTTTTGCTATCGCGTTAAACCTTGACCGTGATTCGGTAGGTGCGGTAGTAATGGGTCCTTATGCGGACCTTGCTGAAGGCGTAAAAGTAAAAGGTACTGGCCGTATTTTGGAAGTACCAGTAGGTCGTGGCCTGTTAGGTCGCGTTGTTAACACTCTAGGTGAGCCAATTGATGGTAAAGGCCCTATCGACAACGATGGCTTTGCTCCAGTTGAAGTTGTAGCACCAGGTGTTATCGATCGTAAGTCAGTTGACCAACCAGTACAAACTGGTATCAAGTCAATCGACTCAATGATTCCAATCGGTCGTGGTCAGCGTGAGCTTATCATCGGTGACCGTCAGGTTGGTAAATCTGCGATCGCACTAGATGCAATCATCAACCAGAAAGACACTGGTATTAAGTCTATCTACGTAGCTATTGGTCAAAAAGCATCAACAGTTGCTAACGTAGTACGTTCTCTAGAAGAGCACGGCGCTCTTGAGAACACGATTGTTGTTGTTGCAACTGCT from Thalassotalea sp. Sam97 harbors:
- the atpB gene encoding F0F1 ATP synthase subunit A codes for the protein MAADTGSYIKHHLTNAQMCVNDGGIAFNKACADAGFWTVHVDTLGWSIVLGLIFLLSFRSVAKKATTGVPGKWQCAVEMVVEFVDKSVKETFHGKNNLIAPLSLTIFVWVLLMNAMDWVPVDWIPTIAGAIGQYGFGMDPHDVYIKSVPTTDMNMTFALSIGVFFLIIYYSIKVKGVGGFMKELTLQPFNHWAFIPVNFILESVTLIARPVSLALRLFGNLYAGELIFILIATIGLFQLPVHFLWAAFHLLVIPLQAFIFMMLTIVYLSLAHEDH
- the atpE gene encoding F0F1 ATP synthase subunit C translates to MLYIAVALLIGLGALGTAIGFGLLGGKFLESAARQPELAPQLQVKMFIVAGLIDAIAMIGVGIGLYLLFAVGA
- the atpF gene encoding F0F1 ATP synthase subunit B, with translation MNMNATLIGESIAFIVFVIFCMKFVWPPIMAAIEDRQKTIADGLAASERAEKDLELAQEKAAAQLKEAKAQAAEIIEAAKKREAQMMDEATEKAQAERDKIIASGQAEIESERNRAREELRQQVATLAVAGAEKILERSIDGAAHSDILDKLVAEL
- the atpH gene encoding F0F1 ATP synthase subunit delta; this translates as MSELTTIARPYAKAAFEYAVEAQAINAWLEMLVFASEVSQNETMAKYLSGGLATEQITDLFLKVCGEQLNDKGQNFIKVMAENGRLLVLPQVVAQFAELKAEYEQEVSVDVASAVELSAEQVTTLSAALEKRLARKVKLNCTVDATIVSGLVIKAGDMVIDGSVRGKLNRLANTLQS